The Roseococcus microcysteis genome contains a region encoding:
- the wecC gene encoding UDP-N-acetyl-D-mannosamine dehydrogenase — protein MTRFSRVCVMGMGYIGLPTSAVFANHGLEVLGVDVKPAAVESINRGQAHIVEPELDVLLRQVVQAGRLRAALTPEAADAFILAVPTPFMAGHAPDTSHIEAAARAIAPVLARGNLVILESTSPIGTTEQLSRWLAQARPDLTFPHQAGELSDIRIAHCPERVLPGHILREVVENDRIIGGLTRKCAQAATLLYRVFAKGQIHPTNARTAEMAKLAENAFRDVNIAFANELSMICDKLRINVWELIRLANMHPRVDILRPGPGVGGHCIAVDPWFIVAADPERSPLIRTAREVNEAKPGFVVEKVRRHAATLKQPVIACLGLSYKADVDDLRESPAVTIVEELARGGVGELLVVEPHVNALPENLASLGLQLWDFDRATERANILLLLVDHASFLTVDHDVVKDKIVVDTRGAW, from the coding sequence ATGACCCGCTTCAGCCGCGTCTGCGTCATGGGCATGGGCTATATTGGCCTGCCCACCTCCGCCGTCTTCGCCAACCATGGCCTGGAGGTGCTGGGCGTGGACGTGAAGCCCGCCGCGGTCGAGAGCATCAATCGCGGCCAGGCGCACATCGTGGAGCCGGAGCTGGACGTGCTGCTGCGCCAGGTGGTGCAGGCGGGCCGGCTGCGCGCGGCGCTCACGCCCGAAGCGGCCGATGCCTTCATCCTGGCCGTGCCCACCCCTTTCATGGCGGGCCATGCGCCCGACACCTCGCATATCGAGGCCGCGGCGCGCGCCATCGCGCCCGTGCTGGCGCGGGGCAACCTGGTCATCCTGGAATCCACCTCGCCCATCGGCACCACGGAACAGCTCTCGCGCTGGCTCGCGCAGGCGCGGCCGGACCTCACCTTCCCGCACCAGGCGGGCGAGCTGTCGGACATCCGCATCGCCCATTGCCCGGAGCGCGTGCTGCCCGGCCATATCCTGCGCGAGGTGGTGGAGAATGACCGCATCATCGGCGGCCTCACGCGCAAATGCGCCCAGGCCGCGACGCTGCTCTATCGTGTCTTCGCCAAGGGGCAGATCCACCCGACCAATGCCCGCACGGCCGAGATGGCGAAGCTGGCCGAGAACGCCTTCCGCGACGTGAACATCGCCTTCGCCAACGAACTCAGCATGATCTGCGACAAGCTGCGGATCAATGTGTGGGAGCTGATCCGGCTGGCCAACATGCACCCGCGCGTGGACATCCTGCGCCCCGGCCCTGGCGTGGGCGGGCACTGCATCGCGGTGGACCCGTGGTTCATCGTCGCCGCCGACCCCGAGCGCAGCCCGCTGATCCGCACCGCGCGCGAGGTGAACGAGGCCAAGCCCGGCTTCGTCGTGGAGAAGGTCCGCCGCCATGCGGCTACGCTGAAGCAGCCCGTGATCGCCTGCCTCGGCCTCTCCTACAAGGCCGATGTGGACGATCTGCGGGAAAGCCCGGCCGTCACCATCGTGGAGGAGCTGGCGCGCGGCGGTGTGGGGGAGCTGCTGGTGGTCGAGCCCCATGTGAACGCGCTGCCGGAGAACCTGGCCAGTCTGGGCCTGCAGCTCTGGGATTTCGACCGCGCGACCGAGCGCGCGAACATCCTGCTGCTGCTGGTGGACCATGCCTCCTTCCTGACCGTGGATCACGACGTGGTGAAGGACAAGATCGTGGTGGACACGCGCGGCGCCTGGTGA
- the rnd gene encoding ribonuclease D, with protein sequence MARSTDPTPRLITSAEELAALCERLRTEPYVTVDTEFMRERTYWPELCVVQLAGQEEVAVVDAQAEGMDLAPLGELLADPAVVKVFHAARQDVEIFLLKFGAVPTPLFDTQVAAMVAGFGDQASYDSLVRALAGAAIDKAHRFSDWSARPLSPAQIAYAAADVTHLRRVYRELREKLLNEGRLDWVAQEMDALAEPETYITRPENAWERLKPKTSNRRFLGVLRAAAGWREAEAQRVNIPRGRLVKDETLLELAASAPTTPEQLARARGVTEGFARGKSGAGLLAAIAEARALPDDALPEPLEARKGAGASPALVALLKVLLAAAAEAHNVAPKLLADTEDLERLASEAEPDVRCLAGWRREVFGEDALALKQGRLALGVAGRRVRLIRT encoded by the coding sequence ATGGCCCGCAGCACCGACCCCACCCCCCGCCTCATCACCTCCGCCGAGGAGCTTGCCGCCCTCTGCGAGCGCCTCCGCACCGAACCCTATGTGACGGTGGACACGGAGTTCATGCGCGAACGCACCTATTGGCCCGAACTGTGCGTCGTCCAGCTCGCGGGCCAGGAGGAGGTCGCGGTGGTGGACGCCCAGGCCGAGGGCATGGACCTGGCGCCACTGGGCGAACTCCTGGCCGACCCCGCCGTGGTGAAGGTCTTCCACGCCGCCCGGCAGGATGTGGAAATCTTCCTGCTGAAATTCGGCGCCGTGCCCACGCCCCTCTTCGACACCCAGGTCGCCGCCATGGTGGCCGGCTTCGGCGACCAGGCGAGCTATGACAGCCTGGTGCGCGCGCTCGCGGGTGCCGCCATTGATAAGGCGCACCGCTTCAGCGACTGGTCCGCCCGGCCGCTTTCGCCCGCGCAGATCGCCTATGCGGCCGCCGACGTGACGCATCTGCGCCGCGTCTACCGGGAGCTTCGGGAAAAGCTGCTGAACGAGGGAAGGCTCGACTGGGTGGCGCAGGAGATGGACGCGCTGGCCGAGCCCGAAACCTACATCACCCGCCCCGAGAATGCCTGGGAACGCCTCAAGCCCAAGACCAGCAACCGCCGCTTCCTGGGCGTGCTGCGCGCCGCCGCCGGCTGGCGCGAGGCCGAGGCGCAGCGCGTGAACATCCCGCGCGGGCGGCTGGTGAAGGACGAGACGTTGCTGGAGCTCGCGGCCTCCGCCCCGACCACCCCCGAGCAACTGGCCCGCGCCCGCGGCGTGACCGAGGGCTTCGCGCGCGGCAAGTCGGGTGCCGGCCTGCTGGCGGCCATCGCCGAGGCGCGCGCCTTGCCCGATGACGCCCTGCCGGAGCCGCTGGAGGCGCGCAAGGGCGCCGGCGCCTCGCCCGCCTTGGTGGCGCTGCTGAAGGTGCTGCTGGCCGCCGCCGCCGAGGCCCACAACGTCGCCCCCAAGCTCCTGGCCGACACCGAGGATCTGGAGCGGCTCGCCAGCGAGGCGGAGCCCGATGTGCGCTGCCTCGCCGGCTGGCGGCGCGAGGTGTTCGGCGAGGATGCGCTGGCACTGAAGCAGGGCAGGCTGGCGCTGGGCGTGGCGGGCCGGCGGGTGCGGCTGATCAGGACTTAG
- a CDS encoding alpha/beta fold hydrolase yields the protein MELLTVETPQAVVAVEAHGPASGAPVFLLHGFPYAARCYDGVAPLLAEAGLRVLVPHLRGYGQTRLKPGVLRSGAQGALGSDLLALMDAMAIPRALLAGYDWGGRAACIVAALHPARCAGLVSCTGYNIQDIARANEPGPPEVEARYWYQYYLHGERGARGLAANRREFGHLLWRMWSPSWHFTEQEFAASAAHWDNPDYVEVALHSYRHRFGLVAGDPAHEAIETALARKPPIIVPAFDLHGAADGVHPPGPGVAPGFTRRILVNVGHNPPQEAPAEFAAALLELHKA from the coding sequence ATGGAGCTTCTCACCGTCGAGACCCCGCAGGCGGTTGTGGCGGTGGAGGCCCATGGCCCGGCCAGCGGCGCCCCCGTCTTCCTGCTGCATGGCTTCCCCTATGCGGCGCGCTGCTATGACGGTGTGGCGCCCCTCCTGGCCGAGGCCGGGCTGCGCGTGCTGGTGCCGCATTTGCGCGGCTATGGGCAAACCCGGCTGAAACCCGGCGTGCTGCGCTCCGGCGCGCAGGGCGCGCTGGGGTCGGACCTGCTGGCGCTGATGGACGCCATGGCCATCCCGCGCGCGCTGCTCGCGGGCTATGACTGGGGCGGGCGGGCCGCCTGCATCGTCGCCGCCCTGCACCCGGCGCGCTGCGCGGGCCTCGTCTCCTGCACCGGCTACAACATTCAGGACATCGCGCGCGCCAACGAGCCCGGCCCACCGGAGGTCGAAGCGCGCTACTGGTATCAATACTATCTGCATGGGGAACGCGGCGCCCGCGGCCTGGCGGCCAACCGCCGTGAATTCGGCCATCTGCTGTGGCGCATGTGGTCGCCCAGCTGGCACTTCACCGAGCAAGAATTCGCCGCCAGTGCCGCGCACTGGGACAATCCGGACTATGTGGAGGTGGCGCTGCATTCCTACCGCCACCGCTTCGGGCTGGTGGCGGGCGACCCGGCGCATGAGGCGATTGAGACGGCCCTAGCGCGCAAGCCGCCCATCATCGTGCCGGCCTTCGACCTGCACGGGGCGGCGGATGGCGTGCATCCGCCCGGCCCCGGCGTGGCGCCGGGCTTCACCCGGCGCATCCTGGTCAATGTGGGCCACAATCCGCCCCAGGAGGCGCCGGCGGAATTCGCCGCCGCCCTCCTGGAACTTCACAAGGCGTGA
- a CDS encoding pyridoxamine 5'-phosphate oxidase family protein, which translates to MKFLGSLEELHALYGVPTPASTRKEAPRIIPEYRRIIEAAPFLALATAGPEGLDCSPRGDRPGQLVRILDDTTLALPDRRGNDRIDSLRNILRDPRVALMFLIPGSGNALRVNGTARITADAALCESFTMEGRAPRSVAVISVETIYFQCARAVIRAALWEPHAKPDLPTPGQILAALTAGEVGGARYDSEWPERAAKTMW; encoded by the coding sequence GTGAAGTTCCTGGGCAGCCTGGAGGAGCTGCACGCCCTCTATGGCGTGCCTACCCCCGCCTCGACGCGCAAGGAGGCGCCGCGGATCATCCCCGAATACCGCCGCATCATCGAAGCCGCGCCCTTCCTGGCGCTGGCGACGGCGGGGCCGGAGGGGCTGGATTGCTCGCCGCGCGGCGACCGGCCGGGGCAGCTGGTCCGCATCCTGGACGACACGACGCTCGCCTTGCCCGACCGGCGCGGCAATGACCGGATCGACAGCCTGCGGAACATCCTGCGCGACCCGCGCGTGGCGCTGATGTTCCTCATTCCCGGCAGCGGCAATGCGCTGCGGGTGAATGGCACGGCGCGCATCACGGCGGATGCGGCGCTGTGCGAGAGCTTCACCATGGAAGGCCGCGCCCCGCGCAGCGTGGCCGTGATCAGCGTCGAGACGATCTATTTCCAATGCGCCCGTGCCGTGATCCGCGCGGCGCTCTGGGAGCCGCACGCCAAGCCCGACCTGCCCACCCCCGGCCAGATCCTGGCCGCGCTGACGGCGGGCGAGGTGGGCGGCGCGCGCTATGACAGCGAATGGCCGGAGCGCGCGGCCAAGACGATGTGGTGA
- a CDS encoding MBL fold metallo-hydrolase — MRLGPATRDARGRFLNPDGGQAFQPLHRVARMLTESRGTPWPRDLRDPPQPPPPASVPAGQGAFTFLGHSTFLVRLADGTTLLTDPIFSERCSPFTWIGPRRARPPALALEELPRIDAVLVSHGHYDHMDLPSLRALHQRWQPRLITGLGHAEFLARNGVPGAVELDWGQAAPLPGGHQATYVPMRHFSARGIRDRAMALWGGFAVEVAGGGRFLFTGDTAAGGHLDAIGAHFGGFGAALIPIGAYEPLWFMQHVHITPEQALEAQLQLRARTAIAMHFGTFKLTQEGIEEPARRLLAARGAQDFRVPGFGETLVVGLG, encoded by the coding sequence GTGAGGCTCGGCCCCGCCACCCGCGACGCGCGCGGGCGCTTCCTCAACCCCGATGGCGGCCAGGCCTTCCAGCCGCTGCACCGCGTCGCGCGGATGCTGACCGAAAGCCGGGGCACCCCCTGGCCGCGCGACCTGCGTGATCCGCCGCAGCCCCCGCCGCCCGCCAGCGTGCCGGCGGGACAGGGGGCCTTCACCTTCCTCGGCCACTCCACCTTCCTGGTGCGGTTGGCGGATGGCACCACCCTGCTGACCGACCCCATCTTCAGCGAGCGCTGCAGCCCCTTCACCTGGATCGGCCCCCGCCGCGCCCGGCCGCCCGCCCTGGCGCTGGAGGAACTGCCGCGCATTGACGCCGTGCTGGTCAGCCACGGGCATTACGACCACATGGACCTGCCCAGCCTGCGCGCCCTGCACCAACGCTGGCAGCCGCGGCTCATCACGGGGCTGGGCCATGCCGAATTCCTGGCGCGCAACGGCGTGCCGGGCGCGGTGGAACTGGATTGGGGCCAGGCGGCGCCGCTGCCCGGAGGGCATCAGGCGACCTATGTGCCGATGCGCCACTTCTCGGCGCGCGGCATCCGCGACCGTGCGATGGCGCTGTGGGGCGGCTTCGCGGTGGAGGTGGCAGGCGGCGGCCGCTTCCTCTTCACGGGCGACACGGCGGCGGGCGGGCATCTGGACGCCATCGGCGCGCATTTCGGCGGCTTCGGCGCGGCGCTGATCCCGATCGGCGCCTATGAGCCGCTGTGGTTCATGCAGCATGTCCATATCACGCCGGAACAGGCGTTGGAGGCGCAGCTGCAATTGCGCGCCCGCACCGCCATCGCCATGCATTTCGGCACCTTCAAGCTGACGCAGGAGGGGATCGAGGAGCCGGCGCGGCGCCTGCTCGCGGCGCGGGGCGCGCAGGATTTCCGCGTGCCGGGCTTTGGGGAGACGCTGGTGGTCGGGCTGGGGTAG
- a CDS encoding ATP-binding protein, whose amino-acid sequence MDAELLARIAAALERLAPPPPPPPTLEGADAFVWHPPARLQPVPVVSRVDITLLQGVARQKAILLENTLRFARGLPANNAMLWGARGMGKSSLVKAAHAEANAQHPGSLALIEIHREDIRTLPELLNHLRGQDRRALVFCDDLSFEKEDADYKALKSVLDGGIEGRPANVLFYATSNRRHLMPRDMIENERSTAINPAEAVEEKVSLSDRFGLWIGFHNCDQDTFFAMIDGYAGAMNLPVGQEELHKAAIEWSVTRGGRSGRVAWQFIQEMAGRLGVKA is encoded by the coding sequence ATGGACGCTGAACTGCTGGCCCGCATCGCCGCCGCCCTCGAACGCCTGGCCCCGCCGCCCCCGCCGCCGCCGACCCTGGAGGGGGCCGATGCCTTCGTCTGGCACCCGCCCGCCCGGCTGCAGCCGGTGCCGGTGGTCAGCCGGGTGGACATCACGCTGTTGCAGGGGGTGGCGCGGCAGAAGGCGATCCTGCTGGAGAACACGCTGCGCTTCGCCCGCGGCCTGCCGGCCAACAACGCCATGCTCTGGGGCGCGCGGGGGATGGGGAAGTCCTCGCTGGTGAAGGCTGCCCATGCCGAGGCGAACGCCCAGCACCCGGGCAGCCTGGCACTCATCGAGATCCATCGCGAGGACATCCGCACCCTGCCCGAGCTGCTGAACCACCTGCGCGGGCAGGACCGCCGCGCGCTGGTCTTCTGCGACGACCTCTCCTTCGAGAAGGAGGACGCCGACTACAAGGCGCTGAAGAGCGTGCTGGATGGCGGCATCGAGGGGCGGCCGGCGAATGTCCTCTTCTACGCCACCTCCAACCGCCGCCACCTCATGCCGCGCGACATGATCGAGAATGAGCGCAGCACGGCCATCAACCCCGCCGAGGCGGTGGAGGAGAAGGTGTCTCTCTCCGACCGCTTCGGCCTCTGGATCGGCTTCCACAACTGCGACCAGGACACCTTCTTCGCCATGATCGACGGCTATGCCGGGGCGATGAACCTGCCGGTGGGCCAGGAGGAGCTGCACAAGGCGGCCATCGAATGGTCCGTCACGCGCGGCGGGCGGTCGGGGCGCGTGGCCTGGCAGTTCATCCAGGAGATGGCCGGGCGGCTGGGGGTGAAGGCGTGA
- the yajC gene encoding preprotein translocase subunit YajC produces the protein MFISPAYAQDAAGGAGAIVMQLLPLILIFVVFYFLLIRPQQKKMKEHKAMLGALKRGDRVVTAGGILGEVKLVKETSDEVEVEIANGVRVTVVRGTISAVIRPEAANDAKG, from the coding sequence ATGTTCATCTCCCCGGCCTACGCCCAGGACGCCGCCGGCGGCGCTGGCGCCATCGTGATGCAGCTTCTGCCGCTCATCCTCATCTTCGTCGTCTTCTATTTCCTGCTGATCCGTCCGCAGCAGAAGAAGATGAAGGAGCACAAGGCCATGCTGGGCGCGCTGAAGCGCGGCGACCGCGTGGTGACCGCGGGCGGCATCCTGGGCGAGGTGAAGCTCGTGAAGGAGACCTCGGACGAGGTGGAGGTCGAGATCGCGAACGGCGTGCGCGTCACCGTGGTGCGGGGCACCATCTCCGCCGTGATCCGCCCCGAGGCGGCGAACGACGCCAAGGGCTGA
- a CDS encoding EipB family protein, with amino-acid sequence MIRRALLTGLTLLLLAPAVPAQQATPPATPGAEPGHERMLAHRAAYRLTLDGARDGSGVAEAQGLMLFDILDACDAWAARQRFTLIIQDRDGNSIETSSEYNTLEAKDGTRLRFSLNQITEGAVTSRVAGTAELTPEGGVARYDEPTNAEERLPPGTLLPMQHTIRALAAARSGQRIMVSPLFDGTSDEGAQDTTTLFAGGWTAPQAHAQFPLLSPLGSARMRIAFFDRDQAAQGGASTPSYEVSLRYYENGVADELLMDFGDFRVRGELAELTPIPSPC; translated from the coding sequence ATGATCCGACGCGCCCTCCTGACCGGCCTCACCCTGCTGCTGCTGGCACCTGCCGTGCCCGCGCAGCAGGCCACCCCTCCCGCGACTCCAGGCGCCGAGCCGGGGCATGAGCGCATGCTCGCCCACAGGGCGGCCTACCGCCTCACGCTGGACGGCGCGCGCGACGGTTCGGGAGTGGCGGAGGCCCAGGGGCTGATGCTCTTCGACATCCTGGACGCCTGCGATGCCTGGGCGGCGCGGCAGCGCTTCACCCTCATCATCCAGGACCGCGACGGCAACAGCATCGAGACCAGCTCCGAATACAACACGCTGGAGGCGAAGGACGGCACGCGGCTGCGCTTCTCGCTGAACCAGATCACGGAGGGCGCCGTCACCTCCCGCGTGGCCGGCACGGCGGAGCTGACGCCCGAGGGTGGCGTCGCGCGCTATGACGAACCCACCAATGCCGAGGAACGCCTGCCCCCCGGCACGCTGCTGCCCATGCAGCACACCATCCGCGCCCTGGCGGCGGCGCGCTCGGGGCAGCGCATCATGGTCTCCCCGCTTTTCGACGGCACCAGCGACGAGGGCGCGCAGGACACCACGACGCTCTTCGCCGGCGGCTGGACGGCGCCGCAGGCCCATGCGCAATTCCCGCTGCTCTCGCCGCTCGGCAGCGCGCGCATGCGCATCGCCTTCTTCGACCGCGACCAGGCGGCGCAGGGCGGGGCCTCCACCCCCAGCTACGAGGTCAGCCTGCGCTACTACGAGAATGGCGTGGCCGATGAGCTGCTGATGGATTTCGGCGATTTCCGCGTCCGCGGCGAGTTGGCGGAACTGACGCCCATTCCGAGCCCCTGCTAG
- the aspS gene encoding aspartate--tRNA ligase, whose product MHAYRTHTCGALRAEHAGHTARLSGWVHRKRDHGGLLFIDLRDHYGITQCVIPSGSAVFAAADAVRVESVITVTGEVVNREPGTVNDKLPTGAIELRVKELVVQSTADVLPFQVAQEQEAPEEMRLRYRFLDLRRERLQRNMILRAKIIDSIRRRMIEIGFNEFQTPILTVSSPEGARDFLVPARLHPGKFYALPQAPQQYKQLTMVAGFDRYFQIAPCFRDEAGRADRTLMFYQLDVEMSFVTQEDVFSAMEPVIRGTFEEFAEGRPVDAGPWIRIPYAKAMLDYGSDKPDLRNPLVIRDVTEHFAGSGFGLFAKIAAGGGVVRAIPAPGAGANPRSFFDKLNEWAREQGAGGLGYITFDAEGPKGPIARNLEADRAEAIRQACGLNPGDAVFFAAGKEADAAKFAGQTRLRLGNELGLTAKEGFRFCWITDFPFYELNEDTGQVDFSHNPFSMPQGEMAALESQDPLTIPAYQYDIVCNGYEMASGAIRNHKAEIMVKAFGIAGYPPEAVEERFGGMLNAFRYGAPPHGGMAAGIDRIVMLLAEEPNLREVNLFPMNQQGEELMMGSPSTVEEARLKELSLRVSLPPAKAAPAPQKG is encoded by the coding sequence ATGCACGCCTACCGCACCCACACCTGCGGCGCCCTCCGCGCCGAGCACGCCGGACATACGGCCCGCCTCTCCGGCTGGGTGCACCGCAAGCGCGACCATGGCGGGCTGCTGTTCATTGACCTGCGCGACCATTACGGCATCACGCAATGCGTGATCCCTTCGGGCTCGGCCGTCTTCGCCGCGGCCGACGCGGTGCGGGTGGAGAGCGTGATCACCGTCACCGGCGAGGTGGTGAACCGCGAACCCGGCACGGTGAACGACAAGCTGCCCACCGGCGCCATCGAGCTTCGCGTGAAGGAGCTTGTGGTGCAGTCCACCGCCGATGTCCTGCCCTTCCAGGTGGCGCAGGAGCAGGAGGCGCCGGAGGAGATGCGCCTGCGCTACCGCTTCCTGGACCTGCGTCGGGAGCGGCTGCAGCGCAACATGATCCTGCGCGCCAAGATCATCGACAGCATCCGCCGCCGCATGATCGAGATCGGCTTCAATGAGTTCCAGACGCCGATCCTGACCGTCAGCAGCCCCGAGGGCGCGCGGGACTTCCTGGTACCGGCCCGCCTGCACCCCGGCAAGTTCTACGCGCTGCCCCAGGCACCGCAGCAATACAAGCAGCTGACCATGGTGGCGGGCTTCGACCGCTACTTCCAGATCGCGCCCTGCTTCCGCGACGAGGCCGGCCGCGCCGACCGCACGCTGATGTTCTATCAGCTCGACGTGGAGATGAGCTTCGTCACGCAGGAGGATGTGTTCTCCGCTATGGAGCCCGTGATCCGCGGCACCTTCGAGGAATTCGCCGAAGGCCGCCCGGTGGATGCCGGGCCCTGGATCCGCATCCCCTATGCCAAGGCCATGCTGGACTATGGCTCCGACAAGCCGGATTTGCGGAACCCGCTGGTGATCCGCGACGTGACGGAGCATTTCGCGGGCTCGGGCTTCGGGCTCTTCGCCAAGATCGCGGCGGGCGGCGGCGTGGTGCGGGCCATCCCGGCCCCTGGCGCTGGCGCCAACCCCCGCAGCTTCTTCGACAAGCTGAACGAGTGGGCGCGGGAACAGGGGGCGGGCGGCCTCGGCTACATCACCTTCGATGCCGAGGGGCCGAAGGGGCCGATCGCCCGCAACCTGGAGGCCGACCGCGCCGAGGCCATCCGTCAGGCCTGCGGGCTGAACCCCGGCGACGCGGTGTTCTTCGCCGCCGGCAAGGAGGCCGATGCCGCCAAATTCGCCGGGCAGACGCGGCTGCGCCTGGGCAATGAGCTGGGCCTGACGGCCAAGGAAGGCTTCCGTTTCTGCTGGATCACCGACTTCCCGTTCTACGAGCTGAACGAGGACACGGGCCAGGTGGATTTCAGCCACAACCCCTTCTCGATGCCCCAGGGCGAGATGGCGGCGCTGGAAAGCCAGGACCCGCTGACCATCCCTGCCTACCAGTATGACATCGTCTGCAATGGCTATGAGATGGCCTCCGGCGCCATCCGCAACCACAAGGCCGAGATCATGGTGAAGGCCTTCGGCATCGCGGGCTATCCGCCCGAGGCGGTGGAGGAACGCTTCGGCGGCATGCTGAACGCCTTCCGCTACGGCGCCCCCCCGCACGGCGGCATGGCGGCGGGCATTGACCGGATCGTGATGCTGCTGGCGGAGGAGCCCAACCTGCGCGAGGTGAACCTCTTCCCCATGAACCAGCAGGGCGAGGAGCTGATGATGGGCTCGCCCTCCACGGTGGAGGAGGCGCGGCTGAAGGAATTGTCACTGCGTGTATCCCTGCCCCCCGCGAAGGCTGCACCCGCCCCGCAAAAGGGCTAG
- a CDS encoding helix-turn-helix domain-containing protein, protein MDGRMNLPSGTTMAGRTTAGSGGGPARDNPSRIEVEEMDASAPARVRAPMPSDSALGRKVRELRRSRGMTQKELASAVGVTGAQLHRYETGATRVAASRMIAIAEALGVRPDVLLESAAPEPVPVISAEASTGEDLLELIQLFSAIGDPKNRNAILAVARMMASTNPTGGGNGG, encoded by the coding sequence ATGGACGGGCGCATGAATCTTCCCTCCGGCACCACCATGGCCGGAAGGACGACGGCCGGCTCTGGTGGCGGTCCCGCACGCGACAACCCGTCCCGCATCGAGGTTGAGGAGATGGACGCATCCGCACCCGCCCGCGTGCGCGCGCCCATGCCCAGCGACTCGGCGCTGGGACGCAAGGTGCGGGAACTGCGCCGTTCCCGCGGAATGACCCAGAAGGAACTGGCCAGCGCCGTCGGCGTCACGGGCGCGCAGTTGCACCGCTATGAGACCGGCGCCACCCGCGTGGCCGCCAGCCGCATGATCGCCATTGCCGAGGCCCTGGGCGTTCGGCCGGATGTGCTGCTGGAGTCGGCCGCGCCGGAACCTGTCCCGGTCATTTCCGCCGAAGCCTCCACCGGAGAAGACCTGCTGGAACTGATCCAGCTCTTCAGCGCCATCGGCGATCCGAAGAACCGCAATGCCATCCTGGCCGTGGCCCGCATGATGGCCTCGACCAACCCGACCGGCGGCGGCAACGGCGGCTGA
- the wecB gene encoding non-hydrolyzing UDP-N-acetylglucosamine 2-epimerase produces MTATWSRWGSRQDTGGLIHLRVLTILGTRPDAIKLAPVVQTLAATPGVASILCVTGQHRWMLDQVLQVFGLVPDHDLDIMKPGQDLTHVTTAVLNGLGPVLDQARPDWVIVQGDTTTALAAALAAFYRHARVAHVEAGLRTGDVLAPWPEEMNRRLIGQIAQLHFPPTEAAAAHLRREGIAEGRILVTGNTVVDALHQVAARLDADPAQAARFAREFAWLDPARRLILVTGHRRESFDGGLARICRALVTLARRGDVQIVYPVHPNPRVREVVQSMLAESPSIHLIPPQDYVPFVQLMRRAHLIVTDSGGVQEEAPGLGTPVLVTREATERPEAIAAGTALLVGTSEDALVAAATRLLDDPAAHAAMAQARNPFGDGAAAGRILARLLEEGAR; encoded by the coding sequence TTGACAGCAACCTGGAGTCGTTGGGGGTCTCGGCAGGACACGGGAGGGCTGATTCATTTGCGTGTCCTGACCATCTTGGGTACCCGCCCCGACGCGATCAAGCTGGCCCCGGTGGTGCAGACACTGGCCGCGACACCTGGAGTCGCTTCTATTCTGTGCGTCACGGGGCAGCACCGATGGATGCTCGACCAGGTGCTGCAGGTCTTTGGTCTGGTGCCCGACCATGACCTCGACATCATGAAACCCGGCCAGGATCTGACCCACGTCACCACCGCCGTGCTGAACGGGCTTGGCCCGGTGCTGGACCAGGCGCGGCCGGACTGGGTCATCGTGCAGGGCGACACCACCACCGCCCTGGCAGCCGCCCTCGCCGCCTTCTACCGCCATGCGCGCGTGGCGCATGTGGAGGCGGGGCTGCGGACGGGCGATGTCCTGGCACCCTGGCCCGAGGAGATGAACCGCCGCCTCATCGGCCAGATCGCCCAGCTGCATTTCCCGCCCACCGAAGCCGCGGCCGCCCATCTCCGCCGCGAGGGCATCGCGGAGGGGCGCATCCTCGTCACCGGCAACACCGTGGTGGACGCGCTGCACCAGGTCGCCGCGCGACTCGATGCGGACCCGGCGCAGGCGGCCCGCTTCGCGCGGGAATTCGCCTGGCTGGACCCCGCCCGGCGCCTCATCCTCGTCACCGGCCACCGGCGGGAGAGTTTCGATGGCGGCCTCGCCCGCATCTGCCGGGCGCTGGTGACGCTGGCGCGCCGCGGCGATGTGCAGATCGTCTATCCGGTCCATCCGAACCCGAGGGTGCGGGAGGTGGTCCAGTCCATGCTGGCGGAGAGCCCCTCCATCCACCTCATCCCGCCGCAGGATTATGTGCCCTTCGTCCAGCTCATGCGCCGCGCCCATCTGATCGTGACGGATTCGGGCGGCGTGCAGGAGGAGGCGCCGGGGCTGGGCACGCCCGTGCTCGTCACGCGCGAGGCGACCGAGCGGCCGGAGGCCATCGCGGCCGGCACGGCCCTGCTGGTCGGCACCAGCGAGGATGCGCTGGTGGCGGCCGCGACGCGCCTGCTCGACGACCCCGCCGCCCATGCCGCCATGGCCCAGGCCCGCAACCCCTTTGGCGATGGCGCCGCCGCCGGGCGCATCCTCGCCCGGCTGCTGGAGGAAGGCGCCCGATGA